A single Hypanus sabinus isolate sHypSab1 chromosome 24, sHypSab1.hap1, whole genome shotgun sequence DNA region contains:
- the LOC132380508 gene encoding zinc finger protein 585A-like, whose product MCGKRFTPSPGLVTHKRFHTVEMPFTCSDCGKGFPDSYQLKIHQRVHTGERPFTCSECGKGFTRPSELKLHQRVHTGERPFTCSDCGKAFTQSSSLQTHQRLHTGERPFTCSDCGKRFTWSSDLRAHQSIHTGERPFICSDCGKGFTRSSHLKLHQRVHTGERPFTCSDCGKGFTRSSDLLAHQSVHTGERSFTCTDCGKEFIRSSQLKIHQRVHTGERPFTCSDCGKAFTQQSSLQIHQRIHTGERPFICSECGKGFTQSSTLVAHYRVHTGERPFTCSECGKGFTHSSNLVTHYRIHTGKRPFTCSECGKEFTRSSNLVTHYRVHTGGKV is encoded by the coding sequence atgtgtgggaaaagattcacaccATCACCTGGTCTTGTGACACACAAGCGTTTTCACACTGTGGAAATGCCATTTACCtgttcagattgtgggaagggatttcctGACTCATaccaactgaagatacatcagcgagttcacactggagagaggccattcacctgctcagagtgtggaaaGGGGTTTACACGGCCATCTGAACTGAagctacatcagcgagttcacacaggggagagaccattcacctgctcagactgtggcaaggcatttactcagtcatccagcctgcagacacaccaacgacttcacactggagagaggccattcacctgctcagactgtggaaagagattcacttggtcatctgacctACGAGCACACCAgtcaattcacactggggagagaccattcatctgctcagactgtggtaaaggattcactcggtcatctcatctgaagctacatcagcgagttcacacaggagagaggcccttcacctgctcagactgtgggaaaggattcactcgatcCTCTGACCTGttagcacaccagtcagttcacactggggagagatcgttcacctgcacagactgtgggaaggaattcattcggtcatctcaactgaagatacatcagcgagttcacactggggagaggccattcacctgctcagactgtggtaagGCATTCACTCAGCAATCCAGCCTGCAGATACATCAacgaattcacactggagagaggccattcatctgctctgaatgtgggaagggattcactcagtcatccaccctagtggcacactaccgggttcacactggggagagaccattcacctgttctgaatgtgggaagggattcactcactcatccaacCTTGTGACACACTATCGAATTCATACTGGgaagagaccattcacctgctctgaatgtgggaaggaattcactcgatcatccaaccttgtgacacactaccgggttcacactgggggaaaagtttaa